aaaaaaaagaagtaaaattcCCTTGAAAAATGTGATCCAAACATccacaaatttgaaaactttttgttgcttttccataaaaaccttcaaaatttgCTAATTTTCCTATGAGACCGTAGAATAAAAATGTGGAATTCccttctttattatttgaatatattctctattttgtatttgtcaAAATTATTTCTAGACCACAAGAGTTTGTATGATTGTTAGAATATAGACTTAGTCACATTTCAAGTTTGTATGATAattctatttataaacttaGTCAGATGTCAAAATGTTTTTGACTCAAGACTACGTCTTGTggttgaaattatatatataatttttagtcCGTGTTTACCCATACTCATAATCAAATTACATTCGTACATCACTTCTCTCCTCATAAACCACATTGGAAATTTAGTAGgttgtgaatatttttcttcaaaaattacTATGATTTTCTGTAATCTcaaatttggttcattttgattattttgggGGTCCTTTGAACGGAATATTCGACGACCGATTCAACCCGCAAGAGTGTAAAGGAAATTCCTGAAATTGTCTTcacttttctaaaattgtagCAGCAAAATGCTTCACGAAATTAGAGAAATTTCCAGATTCCGGGCCCCCCTGTTTTGTCGTCTACCTTCTGCATCTTTGGGAATTTACACAACAACTTCACTCATCGTCTGCAAAGGGAAGCcttatgttttgaattttattcatCTTCCAACACTTTTGCCTTTCATTTAACAAACCCATCTCACTTTTTCATTGATCTCGCATTGGATTGCAAATTTGGTAATCTGGGTTTGATTCATGTTAATTCCAATACTTTAATGGCGATTAAAAACCCAGTTATTGAAGTATATTTAATaacaagaataataaaagttaGGGTTTAAAGATTTgcttcaatattttcttccatGTTGATGTTCATTGAGTTGTAACAATATTTCCAAAGAACAGCAAAAGCTTACTTAATGGATGGTTTAAGATGGTGTTAGAGTACAGCCATATGTTCGAGCCCTAAGTTgatgtttctttctttaattaatattgatttttagttgttgtgttatttatatttcaagcccacaagttAGAAATTGATTTTCTCTGGTTGTGttctttatatttcaaatccaTAAAGTGCCAAAAGTTGTcagataatatataattaacctGTCGAatcaattggtgatttaagagtAAGGGTATTCCTCgtatttccaatttttatattttaatattaactttgaagtattaaaatataaataatgctttatttttattatattctagCTTTGACCGTGGTTGTGCCCTTCAAAACCCACATATGATTTCTTGCAAATAAGGAAATGGGTTGTCTATAATTTGTGCTTGCATTTTTCGAAAATTGGAAATTTCTGAAGTACTTTTGAGCTTGGTCATGGATAATAACTAGAAAGGGCCCATATGTTTGCAGTCtacatatttgtaaataatgaTAGTCCGAAACTGCTATGAAATAATCAATCTTTCGTGGTGGTTGGAATTGGAACTTATAAAGTTGGTTGTCAAGATTTCTGGATCATTTTTTTAGAGAGTCAAAGCTCTTGAGGGtaaaattgaatatgatttaGTGCTGCCTACTTGAATTCTTGGAACTTAGACATTTGGTTTCTAAaagtgaattaaaaaaatgacttttCCTAGTTGGAAAGAAAAGTATAAAGAGTTGGTAGGGGTTCTTGCTACACTATATATATTGGGAGGGAGATAGTCATTCTCACAAGAAATGGGaaatcttctctttttgttttctttcttgttgTTTGCTCTGATGGTTTCTGGAAACCATGAAACTGGAAGAAATGCGAGTGCAACAATGATTGTTGGTGAAAAGGGTAGAATAGGGGCCATTGTAGATGTGAGTTCCAGGATTGGCAAGGAAGAGATTTTAGCTATGCACATGGCTATAGAGGATTTTAACTCCTTGAGCAATCAAAATTTCAGTCTTGTCATTAGAGACTCCAGAAATGACCCCAATCTTGCAGCTCTTGCAGGTGAGACTTCTCATTTCCTTTTAAgttaattgaataaatttcTGTCCATATCAATTGAACTTAGAAAGTAGTCTTTGTTTTTTCGTTACTCCTACTATCTATCATTAAACAGAGTTTATCACCTAAATGCAATCTAAGCAAATGATTGAATTTGCAGCTAAAGATCTCATAACTGTACAACAAGTTCAGGCTCTAATAGGGCCACAAACTTGGGAAATGGCATCCGTAGTTGCTGAGGTTGGAAATGAGAATCAGATTCCGGTACTAGCATTAGCTAATGAAATACCAAAATGGGCAACCGAGAGGTCCAAATTTTTGGTCCAGGCTTCTCCTTCTCAGTTAAATCAAATGAGGGCTATAGCTGGTATTGTCAGTTCAGGGGACTGGCATCTAGTCAATGTTATATATGAAGATAGTGATCTCTCAACCAATGGAGTATTTCTTTATCTTGTACATGCCCTCAAAGATGTAGGAGCTGAAGTAGGTCAATTTGTCGGTCTCTCACAGTTTGATTCTGACTTATTTTCAGAACTGGAAAAGCTAAGAAGAGGGTCAAGCAGAATTTTTGTAGTTCATATGTCTTTCAAGTTGGCACTGCGTCTATTTGAGATAGCAAACGAGATGGGAATGATGGGAAAGGACTATGTATGGATCACCACTGATTCTTTCACAAGCCTTGTACATTCTTTCAATGTTTCTATCAACTCTATACTACAAGGAGTTGTTGGAGTCAAGAGCTACATCTCAGAAAGAAATCCTCCATATCATGAATTTTATCTTCGATTTTGTCAAAGGTTTAGATTAGAGCATTTTGATGAGCACAACAACGAGCCCGGTGTTTTTGCAGTGCAGGCATATGATGCTGCAAAGACAGCAGCTTTGGCAATGAGTGAAATCCAAGATAAGGGTAATGACTTGTTAGATAAAATAAAGCTCACAGACTTTCAAGGACTTGGTGGAAAGATTCAGTTTAAGGATAGAAAATTAGCCCCAGCCGATACTTTTCAGATCATCAATGTGATTGGTAGAAGTTATAGGGACCTAGGCTTCTGGTCTGATAAATTAGGCTTCTCGCAAGATTTGCAGGAAAATTCATCTTCTAGCTTGTTGATGAAGGAACTTGATAACGTGTTTTGGCCAGGTGGATCTTTGAAAACTCCAAGGGGATGGGTTGTACCAACAGATTCCGCCCCTTTGAGAATTGGGGTGCCAACTAATTCCATGTTCAAACAGTATGTACGTGTGGAAGAAGATCCTACGGGAAACAATTTAACCTTCAATGGACTTGCAATTGATCTGTTTAAAGCAATGCTAGACTACCTTCCGTTTGCTCCACATGTCTTCTGCCCTTTCAACGGAACTTATAATGATTTAGTGAAAGAAATCTACTTGAAGGTAAggaaaaatattcatataattttttttataaatggcTACAAGAACTGctcaaatttctctttttgcaTATAAAAGTTTTAGTTGAATCAGCCATACCATAACTTAATGTATGAACTGTCTTCTAAGCTTATCAAGACGTCATTTAAACATGAAGTTACTTCCGTTTGGTTTAGTCATCAAAGCTGacaatgaaatataatggaaAAATGCTTCTTCCCACACATTTTATCAGCCTTAcacaaattattgttttatttgt
This is a stretch of genomic DNA from Cucumis sativus cultivar 9930 chromosome 4, Cucumber_9930_V3, whole genome shotgun sequence. It encodes these proteins:
- the LOC101209950 gene encoding glutamate receptor 2.8: MGNLLFLFSFLLFALMVSGNHETGRNASATMIVGEKGRIGAIVDVSSRIGKEEILAMHMAIEDFNSLSNQNFSLVIRDSRNDPNLAALAAKDLITVQQVQALIGPQTWEMASVVAEVGNENQIPVLALANEIPKWATERSKFLVQASPSQLNQMRAIAGIVSSGDWHLVNVIYEDSDLSTNGVFLYLVHALKDVGAEVGQFVGLSQFDSDLFSELEKLRRGSSRIFVVHMSFKLALRLFEIANEMGMMGKDYVWITTDSFTSLVHSFNVSINSILQGVVGVKSYISERNPPYHEFYLRFCQRFRLEHFDEHNNEPGVFAVQAYDAAKTAALAMSEIQDKGNDLLDKIKLTDFQGLGGKIQFKDRKLAPADTFQIINVIGRSYRDLGFWSDKLGFSQDLQENSSSSLLMKELDNVFWPGGSLKTPRGWVVPTDSAPLRIGVPTNSMFKQYVRVEEDPTGNNLTFNGLAIDLFKAMLDYLPFAPHVFCPFNGTYNDLVKEIYLKNFDAAIGDIAITTKRIGHAEFTHPYSEVGLVMIVPTRKDTSNKALLFTKPFTVTMWILIAVVTAYNGFVVWFIERNHCPEHQGSMFDQAGAMLCSSFTTLFSLHGNRLHSNLSRMAMVAWLFTALVITQTYTANLASMLTVQKLEASISNIETLQKINASVGNGKGTFVKTYLEEVLDFPAESIKSYTTPNDLVDALRNKEIAAAFLEVPFAKLFLARFCKEFMIAGPTYLIGGFGFAFPRGYPLLRDVDKALLKVSESGKYRKLEESMIGSEKCEDTDVKDESSSLSPNSFFILFVLSGGVSTIALTLYTISAHKSCVQQNAIWRLMLAVIKRWRNHNRGFSRRVSDLPQTELKNCPKATNLQIQV